ATCACGGTCGGATAATCGCGGGACAAGACCGCCTCGAAGCCCAGATTGCCCATGCCCGGGATCGAAAAGATCTGCTCCACGATGACGCTCCCGCCGATCATCGCGGGGAGGAGCGTGCCCACCAGCGTGATGAACGGGATGAGGGCGTTCCGGAGGGCGTGCTTGAAGACGACCGTCCGCTCCGGAACCCCCTTGGCGCGCGCCGTCCGGATGTAGTCCTGGCGGATCACCTCCAGGATCTGGGCCCGGGAGAACCGCGAGAGAAAGGCGAGCCCCCCATACGTCAAGACGGTCACCGGAAGGACGAGGTGCCAGACCACGTCCCCGATCCGGCCCCACCACGGGAGCTGTCCGTGCCCGATGGCGGTGAGCCCCACGATGGGGAAGAGATCCAGGTAATCGCCTCCGCCCAAATAAATGATGAGAAGCATGGCGACCCAGAAGGACGGGAGCGAGTACAGGAGAAAAAGACCGAGCGTCATCACGCGGTCCCAAAGGCTCGACGGATGCAAGGCGGAGTAGATCCCCAACGGGACCGAGATGAGATAGACGATGAGGATCGAGAGGACGTTCAGAAGGAGCGTCACGGGCAGGGCGTCCTTGATCTTGTCCAGGACCGGCCGGTGGTCCTTGTAGGAGTCCCCGAAGTCGAGCGTCACGATCCGCTTGAGCCAGCGCCCGTACTGGACGTGGAACGGCTGGTCGAGGCCGTAGAGTTTTTTCGTCGCCTCGATGACCTCCCGCGACACCGACTCCGCCTTGATCCCCTCCCCGCCCAGCTGCTGGATCTTGAGGGAGACGGGATTGCCGGGCGCGAGCTGGATGATGAGGAACGTGACGAGCGTGATCCCCAGGAAGGTCGGGATGATGAGCAAGAACCGTTTAAGAAGATAAGTCGTCATGGCTCGGCGACAAACCCCTTATTCACCTTCCACTCCAGCGTGTCCATCCCCGCCGGGTAGACCTTCACGTTTTCGAAACGCTTGTGCAGGGCCACGAGGTTCGGGCTGCTGAAGAGAAAGGTGTAGGGCTGGGACTCCGCGATGATCGCGTGGAGGCGCCGGTACATCGCCTCCCGCTTGTCCCGGTCGAACTCGACCCGGCCCTCCTCGATCAGGCGGTCCGCTTCTTCGTTTTGGAACCCCACGAAGTTGGACCCCTTCTCCGTCTGGGTGGAATGCCAGACTTGATAAGGGTCCTGGTCGATGCCGAAGGTCCAGGAGAGGGTCACCGCGTCGAACTGACGATCGTCCAGGTTCTTGATGAACACGGCCCATTCGATCTTTCGGATCTCCATGTCGATCCCGACCTTCTTCAGGTCTTCCTTCAAGATGCTCGCGAGCCGCTCGGCGAACCGCCGCCCGGAGGGGATCAGGAACTCGAACCGGAACGCCCTGCCGTCCTTGTCCAGAAGTCCGTCCCCGTCGGTGTCTTTCCATCCGGCCCCGGCGAGGAGTTTTCTCGCGGCCTCCGGATCATAAGGAAGGGGCGAAATGGCCTGGTCGTAGGATTTCGACTCAAAATAAAAAGGGCCGGAGACGACGCGGCCCAGCCCGAAATTGAGCTCCTCCAAAATGGCGTACCGGTTGACCAGCATCGTCATCGCCTTTCGGACGCGCGCGTCGGAAAAGAACGGGCGCCGCATGTTCCAGCCGATGAAGCTGTAGCTCGGCGTATAGAACTGGTACTTGTTGAAGAGCTTCTTGAAATGCGGCGTGTCCGTCTGCCTCACCCACTGGATGGGCCGGAGTCCCGCGAAGTCGAGCTCGCCCTTCTTCAAGATCTGCAGGGCCACCGTGTCTTCGGCGACGATCTCGAAGCTGATCTTCTTGATGTCCGGCACTTTCGCGATTTCCGGGCCCACGGAACGGCCCCAATATTCCTCGTTCCGCTCGAGAACGATCTTCTTGCCGGTCTCCCAGGAGACGAATTTGTAAGGGCCGTTGCCCACCGGGGCGCGATTCAGATGATGTTTGTTAAAGTCCTCGCCGTTGTCGAAGAGATGCTTGGGAACGATCGGAATCCCGCCGGAGAATTCGAGGGCCAGAAAATACGGCTTCTTGTAGGTGAAGCGGACCGTGAGGTCGTCGATCTTCTCGACCTTTTCGAGGTCCTGGTAATAGACGCGCAGGTGCGGGGCGTCGACCTTCGGGTCCATGATGCGTTCGTAGGAGTAGACGACGTCGTCCGCTGTGACCGGATGACCGTCCTGCCAACGGATGCCGGGCCTGATGTAGAACGTAAACTTGAGCTTGTCGGGCGAGACCTCCCAGCGCTCGGCCATCTTGGGCTTCCACTCGAGCGTCTGGTTGTCGCGCTCGATCAGCGAGTCGTAGAGGAAGCCCTCGATCCGCGAGGCGTAGGCGTCGGTCGAGGTGATGGGGTTCAGCAGGTCCGGCTCGGCGCCCAGGTGCCAGACGAGGGTCTCGGGGTCCTTGGGCACCGTCACGGCACAGGCGCCGAAGCCGATCAGGATGACAAAAATGTTAATCCGAAACAGGTTCCGCATCTTTGGGTATCTTCAATTCAAACAGTTTCGCGTCGATCTTCGGATTGATCTCGATCTCCTTGAAACCGACCTCGATCCGGGCCTTGGGAGCGCCCGCCGCCGTCTCCCAGAACCGCGCGGTCATCCGGTCGGCGAACCAGAACGGGCGGTCCTCATGCACATAGGCCGTAAACGCCACGCGGTAAACGGGCCGGTCCCGCCCGTCCGTCACCGTGTACTCGAGGGGGAGGCAACTGCCGTCCTGACACTCCACGATGGCCGTCAGGCCGCCGCCCGTGACGACGTAGCGCCCGCCCTTCCCCATGCGGACGATCAACCCATCATCGCCGCCTCCGAGCGGCACTTCACCGAGGAGGATTCCGACGACCGTCTCCGGAGGAAGACCCACCAGAAGATAACGTCCGAAGGTCTCGGGTGTGGCCGCGCCCTCGAAGTAACGCCGGTCCACGGGCCAAACGATCCTCAGCGTCCGGCCGTCGGTGGCCATCTGCGACTGATACAGCCCGAAGTCGGCCAATCCGTCGATCCGCAACCGGTCCGGTCCCTGCACCGCAAAGGCCGTCTCGCCGCGCGTTCCAAAAAGCGCAGACCCGTAGCGAACCGTCGCCAAGCCCCTGAGCGAATGGAGCGACTCGTTCCGCTCGCGCAGGGAGGCCAGGACCCGGGTGCGAACGTCTTCGGACACGGGTCCGCCGCGCGGGACGGCGCCGCGCGTGCCCGCGCATCCGCTCCAGCAGAGGACCAGCAGCGGCAGCCACGCCCAGCGCTTCACGCGCCCAGCCCCGAAATCTTTTGCCTCACCCTTTCCAGTTCCTTCGCCGCCTCCGCGTCGTCCTTTCCCTTCTTTTGAAGGAGGGCCGCAGCCTCCCGAAAATACTTGAGCGCCTTGCCGCGATCGCCCTTCTTCAACCAGACGTCTCCCAGGTGTTCGGTGATGGTCGGTTCATTCGGCACCATCCCGTAGGCCCGCTGGATGGCGGAAAGCGCCAGCTCCCACTCCCCGCGGCGGAAATGCACCCAGCCCAGACTGTCGGTGATGAATCCGTCGCCCGGTTTGAGCGCGACGGCCTTTTTCAAGAGCTCCAGGGCCTCGTCCAGGTTCTCGCCCCGGTCGGCGTAGGAGTAGCCCAGGTAGTTCAGGGCGCTGGCGTTCTGCGGGTTGAGCTTCAACACTTCGCGCATCGCGCTCACCATGTCGGGAAAGCGGCCGGCCTTGTCGTAAGCCATCCCCAGGTTGTACCAGAGGGACTCCTTCTCCGGGCTCTTCTTCAGGCCGCGGCGGAGGACGTCGATCGCGGGGCCGTATTCCCCCCGGTCGCGGTGGATCTCCGCCAGGTACTCGTAGAACGGCCCGACGGCGGGCTTCCGCCGGATGGCGTCCTCCATGATCTCCTGGGCGCCCGCGGCGTCGCCCTTGCGGAGCTTCAAGAAGGCCATGTGCAACCGGGCGTCCTTGTAGAAGGTCGAAGCCGGCAGGATTTTTTCGAACTCCGCCCTCGCCTCGTCGTCGTGCTTGAGGTTCTCCTCGATGACGCCCATGTAATAGATGATGCGCTCGTCGCCGGGATATTCGCGGAGCACGTCCCGGAATTTCTCGACGGCGCGATCGTACTGTTTCTGCTCGTAGTAAATGATGGCAGTCTTGAGCTTCAAGTTGGCGTCGCCGGGCGCGAGCGATTCGAGCCGGCCGAAGGTTTCCAGCGCCTTTTTCTCGTCCTTCCTCTCGACGTAAATCTCCGCCAGGGCGGAAAGGGCCTTGACGTTGGACGGGTCGATCTCGATCACACGCTCATAGGCGGCGACGGCTTTCGCCGCGTTCTTGATGAAGTTCTGATAGAGCCATGCCTCGTAAAAGACGGGCAGGACGTTGTCCGCGTCCTGTCTCTGCCAGGACTGGGTGAGGCTCAGGGCCGCGCCCGGTTGTTTGTCGGCCACGTAGGTCTCGATCAGCAGCACGTTGGCCTCCTCCGAGGGAGGCAACACGGGATCCGGGCGGAGGGCCTTCTTGTAGGCGCTGATGGCCTCCGCGCGCCGGTCTTGGGATTGGCAAATCTTGCCGAGCAGGACGTTGGCGTCCCGGTCGTCCGGGTCGAACGCCAGCGACTGCCGGACGTCCTCTTCGGCCTTCTTCAAGTCCCCCAGGGCGGCCTCGAGAAAGGCCTTCTTGTACCAAAGCCGGGGCGAGTCGGGGTCCTTTTCGATGGACTCTTCGACGTAGGCGAGCGCCTTGGCGGGACGGTTCCGCCGGGTCTCCATCTCCGCGAGGAGGTAATAATAGGACGCGTCCCTGCCCTTGGGGGCGGCGGCCTCCTTGCGCGATCCCCTCGGGCCGGTCGACGCGCAGCCCGACACGGCGCCGGTCGCCAAGATCGCCAAGATCGCAAAGACCGCCGCGCGGCGTCGCGCTTTGAGAACGAAATCCCCCACCGCCGCAAAGTAACCATAAAAACGGATGATGACAACGACGGTTTGAGCTAGACAAACGGGGTGACGCTCAGGCGGCTCCGGAACGCGGCCCTCCTTTTCGCCGTCCTCGGCGCGGTGATCTTCCCGCTCTGGCTCTGGCTCGCGTCACCCGATCCGTCGGCCCTGGTCCACGCCGATCCCGAAACGACGGGCTTCATCCGGCAACGATGCCCCCAGGGTGGCCCCGGTTGCTCGCCGCGCTGGACGCCCCTCAAGGACATGTCTCCATTCATCCCCCAGGCCGTCGTGCTGGCCGAGGACATCCGGTTCTTCCGCCACGGAGGGCTGGATCTCCAGAACCTCTGGACCGCCTTGACGATCAACTGGAGGAAAGGAACCGTCGTCTGGGGCGGGAGCACCATCACGCAACAGTTGGCGAAGAACCTTTACCTGGGCCCCGAAAAAACGGCGGCGCGGAAGTTCCGGGAGATCGTCCTGACGCTCAAACTCGAAAGAAGCCTCTCGAAGGACCGGATTCTGGAGATCTACCTGAACGTCGCTCAATGGGGTCCCTCGCTCTTCGGGATCGCGAACGCCTCGGAACGTTATTTCGGCAAGACCCCGGCGGAACTGGGACCGCTGGAGGCGAGCTACCTGGCCTCCATCCTCCCCAACCCCGAACACGCCGAGGAGCCGGCCTGGAGGGATAAATTCAGGGAGGCGGGAGTCCGCCTTTTCGACACGCTCTTCAACGACCATCTCTCTTCGATCCGGGAACCACGCCGGCGGGAAACCTGCCGGGACCGTCTGGCGGCGGCAGACGCTCAGCAGCTGGATTACTTGATCGCCAAGGCTTTTGACCGATTCCCCCGGGCCTTAAGGAAGGACGGCGGGGAGGCGATCCCCTTCGAGACTTTTTCCAAGATTCTCTCGCCCGACGAATGGGCGTTGGCGCAGGGCCTTCTCCGCCCCGAAGACCGCGTGTCCGGCGACAGGGCCCTCCTGGCCCTGGTGGTCATCCGTCAGAACGGCCACTGTGCGGACGCCCCAGAAGAATGAGGCATTCGCGATTTCCCTTGGCCCCCTCGATGGGCGACCAGACGCGGCCGGCGGGCGCGAGGCCCAGGGAGGATGCCTCCTTTTCCACCTTCGCCACGGCCTTTTCGCGCAGCTCCTCCGAGCGGACGACGCCCTTCCCCGCCTCTTGGGGCGAGAGCTCGAACTGGGGTTTGACCAGGGCAACGATCCGGCCGCCGACCTTCAGACTCGCCCTGGCCTTGGGCAAGATCTTGGAGAGCGAGATGAACGAGACGTCAATCACGGCCAGATCGACGGGCTCCGGAATGAGCGAAGGGTCGATGTGGCGGAAATTCGTCCTCTCGAAAAGGACGACGCGCGGATCGCGGCGGATCTTGTCGTGGATCTGCCCGTAACCGACGTCGACGGCGTAGACCCTTTTCGCCCCGCGCTGGAGGAGGCAGTCCGTAAACCCGCCGGTCGAGGCGCCGACGTCGAGGCAAACGAGCCCCGAGGCGTCGATCGCGAATTCCTTCAGGGCGTGATCGAGCTTCAAGCCCCCGCGGCCGACGAAGGGGAGTTTCTGCTTCACCTCGATCGCTTCGTCCTCGGAAAGAAGCTGGCCGGATTTTTCGATGCGTCCCCTGGGGGAAGAGACCTCGCCGGCAAGGATCAGGGCCTGGGCCTCATTGCGTGAACCCGCCAATCCCTTCTTCACCAGAAGCTGATCGGCGCGAATCTTCATTTTTTGATCTTGGACCAGGCCTCGCGGAGCGCCGCGGCCCCCGCCGCGGGTCCCTGCGGGTGGCCAAAGACGCCGCGGCCGCAGATGAAGCCGAAGTCAGCGTGGCCGATCTTGGAAAATACCTTCGGCAACGTCTCGGGGGTATCGCTCCCCCCCGGGATCGGGAGGGCCGGAAGGATCGGTCCCCAGGGCTTGAGGCAGGCCTCGATGTTGGCCAGGACCTCCCCGTCCGCGCATCCCATCCTCTCGCCGAAACCCGCGAGGCCGATGATGTCGGCCCCTGCGATCCTTTGAAGCTTGGCCGCAACGAGCGAGCTGACGCCGAAGTTCGGTACCCGCGAAAAGACAGCGGTGCCGGTGAAATGGCTCATGACCGGGACCCTGGCGATCCGCCGTAGGGCCCGCAGGGCGCTGACGCCGGTCATGATCGCGTTGATCATCACCGCGTTGGCCCCGCTTTCGACCGCCTCGTCATGGAGGCGCCAGATGGAATCGACCTCGTCGGTGATGTTGGCGATGTAGATCTTCTTTTCCCCCGTCTCCTTCTCGGCCCGGACCCTCGCCTCGGAGGTCCGGCGCACCCGTTCGGACAGAGGCGACCAGTCCGCGTCCGCGAGCATCTCGTCGTCCTTGGCGATGTCGAGCCCGCCCTTCCAACCCTGATAGGCGATTTCGGCGAATCCGGAGGGCTTGAGCCCGATGTTGGGCTTGACCACGCCGACGAAAAAAGGCCGGCCGGACGCGCCGGACATCCGGCGGAGTCCCGGAAGACCGAACTGCGGGCCTTCAAATTGCTTCAGGAACGACTCCGGGAATTCGAAGTCCGTCCATTTGATGAAGTGAATCCCGGGGCAGTAAAAAGGCCCCTCCCCCGCGGCCGCGGAGAGGAAATTGGGGATGCGGGGACCAAAATTGCGGTGGGGGTGGGCGATGGTGACCTCGTAGGATTTCGCCGTAGCGGCGTCAGGCCTGACGCCCCCACATTCGGTCAACGAGACCACCTTCGCCCCGTGCAACGCCCGAAAATCCTCGTCCCTCCCCGGCCTCGCCCATTGGGCCGTGCTTTGCTCGCAGCACAGGCTGGCGGCGGCGAGCCTGGGGTCGACGCCGGTTTCGAAGACGTATTTGAGAAGGACGTAGTCCTCGAGTTTCAGATCGCGGCGCTCGGCGAAGAATCCGGGGATGTCGCTCTCGGAGATCATGCGGAAAAGACCGTGAGGTGGATTTTGCGCGTGGGCCGGGGCCCGTCGAGCTCGACGGCGAAAACGGACTGCCACGTGCCGAGCTGGAGCTCGCCGCCGGCGATCACGAGCGTCAACTCGCTGGGAATCACGAGCGACAGCAAATGGCTGTGCGCGTTCGGCCGGCCGTCGACCGCGTGCCGGTTGTGCTCGTAGTCGGCCTGGGCGGGGACGAGTTTTTCCAGGAATCGGATCATGTCCCTCTCCAAAAACTCGCACTTTTCGTTGATCACGACGCCCATCGTCGTGTGCCGGCTGGCCGCGATCAAGAGCCCGTCCCGGACGCCACTTTCGGCGGTGAATCGGCGGACCGCCTCCGTCAGATCATGGATCTGCAGGGGGCGTTCGCTTTTGAGGGTGATGGCGGTTTGCTTCAGGGGCATCACGACTTCCGGTTGACGATGAAACGGGCCAACTCGCGCAAGGGGTCGGCCCGCTGATCGAATCCCTTCAAGGCATCGACGGCCTTCTGCATGGCCTCTTGGGCGAGACGCTTGGATTCGGGGAGTCCCAACATCGACGGATACGTCGACTTCTCCTTCCGGGCGTCGCCGCCGGTCGCCTTGCCCATCTCCTCGGCCCCGCCCTCGACGTCCAGGATGTCGTCCGCGATCTGAAAGGCGAGACCGACGTTTTCACCGTAGGCCCGCATGGCGGCCAGCTTCGCGGCGTCTGCTCCGGCCAGCTTGGCCCCGGACGTGACCGACACCAAAATCAGGCAACCGGTCTTGTGACGGTGCACCGTCTCAAGCTCCTGGCGGCTGATCTTCTTCTTCTCGGACTCAAGGTCCAGGACCTGGCCGCCCGCCATGCCCCGCGCCCCGGAGGCCTCGGCGATGTCCCCCGAGATCTCCAGGAGCACCGCGGGATCGGCACCCCCGGCGGACGCCCGGGCGATCATCAGAAAGGCTTCGGTCAGCAGCGAATCGCCGGCCAGGATCGCCATGGCCTCGCCGAAGACCTTGTGGTTGGTCGGCCTCCCGCGGCGCAGGTCGTCGTTGTCCATCGCCGGCAAGTCGTCGTGGATGAGCGAGTAGGTGTGAATGAGTTCCAACGCGGAGGCGACCGCAAGGGCCGCGGGATCGTCGGCCGGCCCTCCGCAGGCCTCGTGGGCGGCCAGGCAGAGAACGGGACGGACGCGTTTTCCTCCGGCGAGAAGGCTGTACCTCATGGCCTCGTAAACGTGCCCGAACTTGGGCTGATCGTCCGCCGAGAGCCTAAAATGCGCGTCCATAAAGGCATCGGTCTTCTTCCGCTTCTCATCCATGTAGGCCTTCAAGGCGATCACTCTTCCACCTCGAAATCCTTGGTCTTCCCGTCCTTCGTGAGGATTTCGACCTTCTTTTGGGCCTCGTTCAAACGCCTTTCGCACGACTTGACGAGCGCCATGCCCTCTTCAAAGACCTTGAGCGAATCCTCCAAGGGCAGATCGCCGTCCTCAAGCTTCTGGACCAGGTCCTCGAGCCTCTGGAGGGACGCCTCGAACTTTTCAGGTTTTGCCGTTGCCACGAGGCCGGGACGCTACTGCAGACAGATCGCCCTCGTAAAGGCGGATTTTGAGGCGGTCGCCGTCCCGGACCTCCCCGGCGCGGCGCAGCGGATGCGAGCCCCCCTCGGGTGTCACCACCGCGTACCCGCGCTCCAAGATCGCCAGGGGATTGAGCGAGGCCAGGTGCTTCTGAACGCCCTTGAGCCCCTCCCGCGCCATCTCAATCCGGTGCTCCACGAGGCCCGTCAGGCGCTCCCGCGAATGGTCGAGCCGCAGGAGAAGCTCGGCGAGCCGCCGGCCGGGGTCGCGGAAGAAGGCCTCCCATCTCTTGAGATGCAGCCTCAAGTTTTCGATCGTCTGGTCGATCGACTGCCTGAGGCGCCGGCCTTTCGCTTCCAGCCCCTCCAAGAGGTCTTCCTTGACGGGCACCGCGAGTTCCGCCGCCGCGGAGGGCGTCGGGGCGCGCATGTCCGCCGTGAAATCGGCGATGGTGAAGTCCGTCTCGTGGCCGACGGCGGAGATGACGGGAATGGGACACTCCGCGATCGCCCTCGCGACGGCCTCCTCATTAAACGCCCACAAATCCTCCATGGACCCGCCCCCGCGGGCGACGATCAGGACGTCCACGTCCCCTCGCGCCCCCATCCGGCGGACGGCCGCGGCGATTTCGGACGCCGCCCCGTCTCCTTGAACGGAAACCGGGTCGAGAAGGATCCGGACGTTGGGACACCGGCGCGTCAGGACGTGGATCATGTCGCGGATGACCGCTCCCGTGGGCGACGTGACGATGCCGATCCTCGAAGGCAGAAACGGGATCGGCCTCTTGCGGGCCTCGTCGAAGAGGCCTTCGTCTTCGAGCTTCTTCTTCAACTGTTCGAAGGCGAGCTGAAGGGCACCCGCGCCCTTCGGCTCCAGGTGGTCGAGAATGACTTGATACTCGCCGCGAGGCTCATAGACGCTGACCCGGCCGAAGGCGAGCACGTGCAGGCCGTTTTCGGGGCGGAACTTGAGTTTCAGGTTCGACCCGCGGAACATCACGGCGCGGATCTGCGATTGCTCGTCTTTCAGGCTGAAATAGAAGTGCCCGGAGGAGGCGGGCTTGAAATTGGAGATCTCCCCCTCGATCCAGACGTCGGAGAATTGATCCTCGAGGAGGGCCTTGATGCCCCGCGTGATCTCGGAAACGGAATAGACTTGCATGACTCGACTTTAAGCGACGAGACGGAGACGGCGCTTGGGCGGCCGCTCCTTCTCCAGAACGCCCATGATCATGGCGTCGTCGGAGGTCGACTTCGTCATCTGGGAGAAGTCCTGGTCCACAACGTCCCTCGTCATCTGGATGCCGTAACTCGCCATGATCCTCGAGACCTCGTCAAAGCGCCCCTCGATCGTGTTCTTGACGGAGGCGAATCCGTGCCGCGCCGCGCGGGCGCGGTTCCAGAAGGAAAACGGGTTCATCTCGAAAAAGGTCGAGTCGTCTTCCTTGGGCTCGATCAGGATGATGTCGCCCTTGAAGCTGCGATCCAGGATCATTTGATCGATGAAATACCGGATGCGCGTGTGGAAGATCGTCCGGAAGACCTGGTTGAAGATCATGAGAAGCCCGCTGTCCGAGATCCGCCGGTTCTTGGTCACGTACTTGTCCTCCTCGCGAAGGTATTCGAAGACCAGCCGGTTCGAGTACGGGCGGAAAGGGTTGTAGCAGACGACGAGATCGGCGCCCTTGCGGATGGCCAAGTCCATATTGGTCGTCCGTTTGACCGCCCCGTCGATGTAGTCGACTCCCTTGATGCGCGCGGGCTTGTAAAGCATGGGCAGGGCCGAGGAGGCTTGAACCGCCTGTGAGATCGTCACGTCGTTCATCTCGTCCGGCCCCATGATGACGCGATCCGCGGTATCCAGATCCGTCGTGATAATGTAGAGAGACTTGCCCCGCACGCGCTTCAAGACCTTGAAATTATTCGTCAGATGGTTCCGCTCGAAATTCTTGCGGACGTACTTCTCGAGGCTGTTGCCGTTGAAAAGGCCGGTCGGAAAGGCCTCCGTGATGGAAGGCATGGCGCGCTTGGAATAGATGATCTTGGCCATGGGGCTCACGAAGTGCTCGAAGTTGGAGTAGTTCGGCTCCGAGCAGAAACGCAGAAAACCTTCCTTGAGCGGCTGCCAGAGCCGCGGCAGGGCCGCGATCGAATCGTACAAGATGCCGGGGATGTAGGTCGCCCGACGGTAGAGGTACGAGAGGGGCCGCTCCAGGAATTCGAAAAAATTCGGCCAATACACGTGGAAGGGCGAGAGCTGTTCGAAGTGTTCGGACGTCCCGTCGAGGATCTTAAGGATCTCCTCGGGGCTGACGCCGGAGGCGAGATGGGCGTTGATGAAGGCGCCGGCCGAGACGCCGACGTAGGTGTCAAAGTCCGTCACCTTGCGGTTGACGAGGAAGTCGTTCAGGGCCTTGAGACCGCCGACCTTGAAGGTGCCGCCGGTGATGGCGCCGCCCGCGAGCACGAGGGCGACCTTCGCGTGGGGCTTCTTGCGGGTCAGATCGCTCTTTTGGATGATCGTAATGCCCAAGAAACACCTCCCGCGTTATGTCCCAAAGCGAAACACACGATGACGCACCATGTAAAGGGGAAAAGCTCAGCTATTTTTTGAGAAGGTCCGGCCGTTTTTTCCGAGTGCGCTCAAGGGCCATCTCGCGTCTCCATGCCTCGATCTTGGCGTGATCGCCGGACAGGAGGACCTCCGGGACCTTGTGACCCCGGAATTCAGGAGGACGCGTGTATTGGGGATATTCCAACAACGACGCGGAAAACGATTCGTTCTTGAGGGATCCTTCCTCCCCCAGGACTCCGGGGATCAGCCGGGACACGGCATCCACGAAGACCATCGCCGCGAACTCGCCGCCGGTCAGAATGTA
Above is a genomic segment from bacterium containing:
- a CDS encoding biosynthetic peptidoglycan transglycosylase produces the protein MTLRRLRNAALLFAVLGAVIFPLWLWLASPDPSALVHADPETTGFIRQRCPQGGPGCSPRWTPLKDMSPFIPQAVVLAEDIRFFRHGGLDLQNLWTALTINWRKGTVVWGGSTITQQLAKNLYLGPEKTAARKFREIVLTLKLERSLSKDRILEIYLNVAQWGPSLFGIANASERYFGKTPAELGPLEASYLASILPNPEHAEEPAWRDKFREAGVRLFDTLFNDHLSSIREPRRRETCRDRLAAADAQQLDYLIAKAFDRFPRALRKDGGEAIPFETFSKILSPDEWALAQGLLRPEDRVSGDRALLALVVIRQNGHCADAPEE
- a CDS encoding RuBisCO large subunit C-terminal-like domain-containing protein, producing the protein MISESDIPGFFAERRDLKLEDYVLLKYVFETGVDPRLAAASLCCEQSTAQWARPGRDEDFRALHGAKVVSLTECGGVRPDAATAKSYEVTIAHPHRNFGPRIPNFLSAAAGEGPFYCPGIHFIKWTDFEFPESFLKQFEGPQFGLPGLRRMSGASGRPFFVGVVKPNIGLKPSGFAEIAYQGWKGGLDIAKDDEMLADADWSPLSERVRRTSEARVRAEKETGEKKIYIANITDEVDSIWRLHDEAVESGANAVMINAIMTGVSALRALRRIARVPVMSHFTGTAVFSRVPNFGVSSLVAAKLQRIAGADIIGLAGFGERMGCADGEVLANIEACLKPWGPILPALPIPGGSDTPETLPKVFSKIGHADFGFICGRGVFGHPQGPAAGAAALREAWSKIKK
- a CDS encoding tetratricopeptide repeat protein is translated as MGDFVLKARRRAAVFAILAILATGAVSGCASTGPRGSRKEAAAPKGRDASYYYLLAEMETRRNRPAKALAYVEESIEKDPDSPRLWYKKAFLEAALGDLKKAEEDVRQSLAFDPDDRDANVLLGKICQSQDRRAEAISAYKKALRPDPVLPPSEEANVLLIETYVADKQPGAALSLTQSWQRQDADNVLPVFYEAWLYQNFIKNAAKAVAAYERVIEIDPSNVKALSALAEIYVERKDEKKALETFGRLESLAPGDANLKLKTAIIYYEQKQYDRAVEKFRDVLREYPGDERIIYYMGVIEENLKHDDEARAEFEKILPASTFYKDARLHMAFLKLRKGDAAGAQEIMEDAIRRKPAVGPFYEYLAEIHRDRGEYGPAIDVLRRGLKKSPEKESLWYNLGMAYDKAGRFPDMVSAMREVLKLNPQNASALNYLGYSYADRGENLDEALELLKKAVALKPGDGFITDSLGWVHFRRGEWELALSAIQRAYGMVPNEPTITEHLGDVWLKKGDRGKALKYFREAAALLQKKGKDDAEAAKELERVRQKISGLGA
- a CDS encoding farnesyl diphosphate synthase: MIALKAYMDEKRKKTDAFMDAHFRLSADDQPKFGHVYEAMRYSLLAGGKRVRPVLCLAAHEACGGPADDPAALAVASALELIHTYSLIHDDLPAMDNDDLRRGRPTNHKVFGEAMAILAGDSLLTEAFLMIARASAGGADPAVLLEISGDIAEASGARGMAGGQVLDLESEKKKISRQELETVHRHKTGCLILVSVTSGAKLAGADAAKLAAMRAYGENVGLAFQIADDILDVEGGAEEMGKATGGDARKEKSTYPSMLGLPESKRLAQEAMQKAVDALKGFDQRADPLRELARFIVNRKS
- a CDS encoding TlyA family RNA methyltransferase; amino-acid sequence: MKIRADQLLVKKGLAGSRNEAQALILAGEVSSPRGRIEKSGQLLSEDEAIEVKQKLPFVGRGGLKLDHALKEFAIDASGLVCLDVGASTGGFTDCLLQRGAKRVYAVDVGYGQIHDKIRRDPRVVLFERTNFRHIDPSLIPEPVDLAVIDVSFISLSKILPKARASLKVGGRIVALVKPQFELSPQEAGKGVVRSEELREKAVAKVEKEASSLGLAPAGRVWSPIEGAKGNRECLILLGRPHSGRSDG
- a CDS encoding ABC transporter permease; translation: MTTYLLKRFLLIIPTFLGITLVTFLIIQLAPGNPVSLKIQQLGGEGIKAESVSREVIEATKKLYGLDQPFHVQYGRWLKRIVTLDFGDSYKDHRPVLDKIKDALPVTLLLNVLSILIVYLISVPLGIYSALHPSSLWDRVMTLGLFLLYSLPSFWVAMLLIIYLGGGDYLDLFPIVGLTAIGHGQLPWWGRIGDVVWHLVLPVTVLTYGGLAFLSRFSRAQILEVIRQDYIRTARAKGVPERTVVFKHALRNALIPFITLVGTLLPAMIGGSVIVEQIFSIPGMGNLGFEAVLSRDYPTVMAIAAIEALLTLVSLLISDILYVFVDPRISFEKI
- a CDS encoding exodeoxyribonuclease VII small subunit — protein: MATAKPEKFEASLQRLEDLVQKLEDGDLPLEDSLKVFEEGMALVKSCERRLNEAQKKVEILTKDGKTKDFEVEE
- a CDS encoding secondary thiamine-phosphate synthase enzyme YjbQ, yielding MPLKQTAITLKSERPLQIHDLTEAVRRFTAESGVRDGLLIAASRHTTMGVVINEKCEFLERDMIRFLEKLVPAQADYEHNRHAVDGRPNAHSHLLSLVIPSELTLVIAGGELQLGTWQSVFAVELDGPRPTRKIHLTVFSA
- a CDS encoding peptide-binding protein codes for the protein MRNLFRINIFVILIGFGACAVTVPKDPETLVWHLGAEPDLLNPITSTDAYASRIEGFLYDSLIERDNQTLEWKPKMAERWEVSPDKLKFTFYIRPGIRWQDGHPVTADDVVYSYERIMDPKVDAPHLRVYYQDLEKVEKIDDLTVRFTYKKPYFLALEFSGGIPIVPKHLFDNGEDFNKHHLNRAPVGNGPYKFVSWETGKKIVLERNEEYWGRSVGPEIAKVPDIKKISFEIVAEDTVALQILKKGELDFAGLRPIQWVRQTDTPHFKKLFNKYQFYTPSYSFIGWNMRRPFFSDARVRKAMTMLVNRYAILEELNFGLGRVVSGPFYFESKSYDQAISPLPYDPEAARKLLAGAGWKDTDGDGLLDKDGRAFRFEFLIPSGRRFAERLASILKEDLKKVGIDMEIRKIEWAVFIKNLDDRQFDAVTLSWTFGIDQDPYQVWHSTQTEKGSNFVGFQNEEADRLIEEGRVEFDRDKREAMYRRLHAIIAESQPYTFLFSSPNLVALHKRFENVKVYPAGMDTLEWKVNKGFVAEP